In Leishmania braziliensis MHOM/BR/75/M2904 complete genome, chromosome 18, the following proteins share a genomic window:
- a CDS encoding putative chaperone protein DNAj, producing MDGLTGVQLKFAQKAYQLFGVRDYPADLAAFLRVFSACLAHKLASALLNRVAVCHFVMKQWNACEACTRRALSVHATGRYPSARRRVRVFISQERLRGPQQAISTYRDAIDGAAEVAAVKAYANYTSFYAAHQYGTALKSLEVVL from the coding sequence ATGGACGGGCTGACGGGAGTACAATTGAAGTTTGCTCAAAAGGCGTACCAGCTGTTTGGCGTGAGAGATTACCCAGCCGACTTGGCCGCTTTCCTTCGTGTTTTCTCGGCGTGCCTGGCGCACAAGCTGGCGTCCGCTCTGCTCAACagggtggcggtgtgccATTTCGTGATGAAGCAGTGGAACGCGTGCGAGGCGTGCACTCGACGTGCGCTCTCTGTTCATGCGACAGGGCGCTACCCAAGTGCACGACGACGGGTGCGCGTGTTCATCTCACAGGAGCGCCTCCGAGGGCCGCAGCAGGCAATCAGCACATATCGTGATGCCATCGATGGGGCTGCCGAAGTGGCTGCTGTGAAAGCGTATGCGAACTACACCAGCTTCTATGCTGCCCATCAGTACGGCACAGCTCTTAAGAGTCTGGAGGTAGTGTTGTGA
- the GSH1 gene encoding putative gamma-glutamylcysteine synthetase: MGLLTTGGIPMRWGTDANNKAIPHVSAHGIQQFLNLFHSKKELRGMPFLWGEELEHQLIHIQDNTITLSVEGAPVMERLKARSDNCAIWNPEYGSFMVESTPNQPYNLSVESLNSVKDSITWRYNMLNKEAPPGVVGTTFVTFPLMGQGNFVNCVDKSSPYSQSLFVPDACINQTHPRFANLTMNIRLRRGRKVCILVPLYVDTRTMETTVDPRLNIDLSPCNNDIYCPAITTERNKSSELYAETSSPNAALAPTCTADPSEEGCLATETMKHLFTPATLKYYAQYFKGQQRADVQQRCNASLYRVPSVSHPCIYMDCMAFGMGASALQVTMQLDNINEARYVYDQLAILCPVFLALTSATPFQKGLLCDTDVRWLTIAGAVDDRRIDEVPHILKSRYDSISIFISDTVENLEDFNDAPVQINHSYCELLEKAGVDTRLARHIAHLFIRDPLVMYDQMIDIDDATHMDHFENIQSTNWQSVRFKPPPMDSDIGWRVEFRVMEVQPTPFENAAFAVFIPLLTKAIINYKICFYTKISVVDENMGRAHHINPCGEKYVMRKDIFSNKCTANEAETAEMTIDEIFNGKEGGFYGLIPLVCRYLDSEWKRSPVVNSYLRFLSMRASGCIPTAAQYMRKFVTTHPDYKRDSRLSGIIARDLVQRIHGLATNQIHDPAYLPMSTFEAEKQESSA, from the coding sequence ATGGGTCTCTTGACAACTGGTGGCATCCCGATGCGGTGGGGCACAGATGCAAACAACAAGGCTATTCCGCACGTAAGTGCCCACGGCATTCAGCAGTTCCTCAACCTCTTCCACAGCAAAAAGGAGCTGCGTGGCATGCCATTTTTGTGGGGTGAGGAGCTGGAGCATCAGCTGATCCATATCCAAGACAACACAATCACCCTTAGCGTTGAGGGTGCGCCGGTGATGGAGCGGTTGAAGGCACGCTCTGACAACTGCGCCATATGGAACCCCGAGTATGGCAGCTTCATGGTCGAGAGCACACCAAATCAGCCATACAATCTGTCGGTGGAGAGCCTCAACTCCGTGAAGGATAGCATTACGTGGCGGTACAACATGCTCAACAAGGAGGCGCCTCCCGGGGTGGTCGGCACCACCTTTGTGACATTTCCACTGATGGGCCAGGGGAACTTTGTCAACTGCGTTGATAAGAGCTCTCCGTACTCGCAGTCGCTTTTTGTTCCTGACGCGTGCATCAACCAGACGCATCCGCGATTCGCGAACTTGACAATGAACATTCGactgcgccgcggccgaAAGGTTTGCATCCTGGTGCCGCTGTACGTGGACACACGTACGATGGAGACGACGGTGGACCCCCGGCTGAACATTGATCTGAGTCCGTGCAACAACGACATATATTGCCCCGCGATTACAACCGAAAGGAATAAGTCAAGCGAGCTTTATGCAGAGACGAGCTCGCCCAACGCCGCGCTAGCGCCCACCTGCACTGCCGATCCGAGCGAGGAGGGCTGCCTAGCCACCGAGACAATGAAGCACCTTTTCACACCTGCGACGCTGAAGTACTACGCCCAATACTTCaaagggcagcagcgcgcagatgtgcagcagcgttgcAACGCGTCCCTCTACCGCGTGCCTTCGGTCAGCCACCCGTGTATCTACATGGACTGCATGGCCTTTGGGATGGGTGCCAGCGCTCTGCAAGTGACGATGCAGCTGGACAACATAAACGAGGCTCGCTACGTGTACGACCAGCTCGCCATCTTGTGCCCAGTGTTTCTGGCTCTCACTTCGGCCACGCCGTTTCAGAAGGGTCTTCTCTGCGACACAGATGTGCGGTGGCTGACTAtcgccggcgccgtcgaCGACCGCCGCATAGATGAGGTGCCTCACATTCTCAAGTCCCGCTACGACTCTATCTCCATCTTCATCAGCGACACAGTCGAAAACCTTGAGGACTTCAACGACGCACCTGTACAGATCAACCACTCGTACTgtgagctgctggagaaggctggTGTGGACACGCGGTTGGCGAGACACATTGCACATTTGTTCATTCGTGATCCGCTCGTGATGTATGATCAGATGATCGACATCGATGACGCAACACACATGGACCACTTCGAGAATATCCAGTCCACTAACTGGCAGTCGGTCCGCTTCAAGCCTCCACCGATGGACAGCGACATTGGCTGGCGCGTGGAGTTCCGTGTGATGGAGGTTCAGCCAACGCCGTTCGAGAACGCTGCCTTCGCTGTCTTTATTCCGCTTCTAACCAAGGCCATCATCAACTATAAGATCTGCTTCTACACGAAGATTTCTGTCGTTGACGAAAACATGGGTCGCGCACACCACATCAACCCATGTGGGGAGAAGTACGTTATGCGCAAGGACATTTTCTCCAACAAGTGCACCGCAAACGAGGCTGAGACGGCGGAGATGACCATTGACGAAATCTTCAACGGCAAGGAGGGTGGCTTCTATGGACTTATACCGCTCGTGTGCCGCTACCTCGACAGCGAGTGGAAGCGCAGCCCTGTGGTAAATTCCTACTTGAGGTTCCTGTCCATGCGCGCCTCTGGCTGTATtcccacagcagcgcagtaCATGCGCAAGTTTGTCACGACACACCCAGACTACAAGCGTGACTCTCGCCTCAGTGGCATCATCGCACGCGACCTAGTGCAGCGTATACACGGCCTGGCCACGAATCAGATCCACGACCCGGCGTACCTTCCTATGAGCACCTTCGAGGCTGAGAAACAGGAGAGCAGCGCATAA